CTTTTGGTTTTTACTTTAGATTTGAAGCTAACTGCTCAGGATTCTCTCAACCATtaatatacagattttttttttttttaagattttatttttccttttccttcccaaagacccctggtacatagttgtatatttttagttgtgggtccttctagttgtggcatgtgggatgccgcctcagcatggcttgatgagcagtgccatgtctgcgcccaggatccaaacccgcaaaaccctgggctgccgaagcagagtgcgcaaatttcaccactcagccatggggccggcccctatatatagatcttttaaaaaaattttctccttgccCATAATCTTTTCACCTACTTCCTACATTTAAATACAGCTAAGTCCTAGATAACATATGGTCTGCCCCAATATTTTACCATTCTCTAAATGGTAAAAGTTTACACTCACTCAATACTCAAGGACCCAGCATTACTAACTTTCAAAATAAGTTCAACTCTCTAGTTTGGACCTATTTTCCATCACTCCGCCCAAGATTACCACTTGTACAGAGGAAACAAAGGAGAGTGAGTCTTCAGGAATACAACAAAATGTTAAGAGCAAGAGGCCAGCTTTTTCTGATTATCTTGTTTTCCAAGTTTTATATAATAAACATTAATGGGAAAAAGGTTTTGAAAAAAGTAATTAAGCAGAACACTAGGAAGGATAGGAGCAAGGAAGAAAGTTCTGAAAAACATCCCCATAACACTGCCCGTCGTCAGAAAGCAGGCTCAAAAAGCTATGTCAGGACTTGGTGACACAACTCCTCTTGAAAATAGAGACCACAGTACTCTAGGTCAAACGTTAATTGCAACAAcactttcatctttttctatgcCATTTTACAGTCTCAAACTTTTCctactttaattttcattattctgTCACTTCGATTATTCCCTCTGCATTTCTTTCAGGCTCATTCTTCACCAACATTGTTTCTGCTTTCCTTTAAGCCCACATTTCTGTCCTCCATTAATGTTCCCACATTCCTTCACACTAAGGTTCAAATAGTTAAGACCAACTATACTTCCATAAAGGGTTCAACTGTTAAGTGATAGGTGTGTTGTTTACAGAGCTCTTATTAATGGTTCAGTATAATACCTCTCCTGTTCTCTCTAGTTCCTTCTCCTTCCCTAAGTCTTAAGAATGGTAAGCTGGTTACCTTTTTAacactttcttcctcctcttggcGTTTCTCATAGTGTGAGAAGTCATCAAAAATGGAAGTGGTGTGCTTGTAGCTGGCTATGATTTTCAACACCTGCTTAGCCTTTTCCAGAGGCACTTCCTGAGTGTCCCTGGAGTTGGTCACTGGTTTATTCTCGTTGTTCTCTAGGCGAATGTGTCGCAGTTGGCTATTGGGAACGTCCTTCACAAAAATCCATCTGACATCAAAACGACCCTTCCATTTGTCCTGGGACCACACACCTGCACATGTGTTGTAGTCCACAGCAGATTTCATTTCTGCAACGCCACAGAAGTGTCCACTGCCGTTGACACTGAAAAGTAAGTAAACGGGGCCTTTCCCGTTCATGGAGCGATAAGCAGCATCCAGTCTCTTGTTACCATGCTCTGTGCTGCACCAGATATTATACTTAATGGAACGGTGGATATCGTCCTCAGAGTAGCTCTTAATGATGAAAACCCGGCCATGTTTCAGATTCCAGTCAAAATCCTTGGGGTTATAGTTATTAATGGATCGCAGCTTCTCCAACACTGGGTGAGGTTCTGAAGGAGTAGATCCAGATCCGGCCTGAGACTGTCCTACTCCATTACCATCCACCCCATTATGACCGAACCCACTGCCACGGTTCCGAGGTGCTACCCAGCGGGTTGGCTGAGCTGCCTGTTGCTGAACTGAGAGCTGGGCAggctgtggtggaggtgggggcaatGGCTGTGTCTGTTGCCCTACTGATGCCTGAGCCACTGGTGGGCTATTGTTAGCCTGCTGACCTACAGGCTGGGGAGACCCCTGGGTTGACTGCTGACCTATATTCTGAACCAAAGCCTGTGAGGGGGCTTTTGCCACAGGACCCTTGTTATCCCAAGTTCCAATATCCATGTTATGTTTTATTGGGGGTGGTGGAAGACTTGACCCTGCAATGCCATTCTTGGTCTTCAACTTAGGTTGCTGTTTTGCAGGCTTGCTAGCAATATCAGCCCAAGATGCTGGTTTTGGAGGAGCAATGGTAGCTGGAGGCAAACTATTGGAAGCCACGATGTTACTAGTAATGGACCCACTACCAACAGCAGAGCCTACAACTTTTGGAACATTGCTTGCAACTTCTGTGCTACCCAACTTCAGTGCTGCCATCCCTTGGTCTATGGTATTCATGCCAGGAGCCTTATTGAGGGTCTCACTAGCAAAAGCTGACTGTCCATCAATCATGGCTCCACCTAAGGAGCTAGGTGCATAAGCATAATTGCTACTATATCCAGAGCTCTGAGTAGACTGTCCCTGAGAACTGTTATTTCCCCAAGCTGAGAAGTCAATCCCACTgggaaagaaattaaaaccatGCTGACCAAGAAATGGAGTGCTACCTAGGGCTCCTGGCTGTCCAAACATTGCATCTGGTAGGAAGTGAGGCTCTCCGTTGCTCAGCTGTCCATAAGAAGTTAGATAGGGCATGGCTGTGTCACCCCCAGTAGACCAAGCAGCTTCGCCCAAAGAATAGGGGAAGCCGATGGAGGGACTGTAGTAGCTGGGTAAGTAGGAATCTGACATGGCAGTATACGCGTTATtctgtggagaaaaaaaaaaacggtaaatcaaaactaaacacaaaaataaatgaaacaataaccaggacatttcctctcccaaTTATTTACACAACTCAAAGGTTTAAGCCACTAATATAAACAAGGAGAGTGACCATTTCAAATGGTCTCTTCCCATGAACTTGCTGGTATTTTTATATCATAAGATATTTTGGCTTAATAACTGAAACGTTTAAACATTTAAAGTTAAAATGACATACAAATGAATATGGGCCTTAACTTTAGCACAATTTGGAAAAGGGAAAAGCCATTATCTCACCAACAGAGTAAGTCTTGCTCTATAGAAGTGCTGAGATGAGGCTTTTAATAAAACCAGTATCTCTGGATTGAAGGAATGGGAATTTTGGCATAATGGAGGAGTGTTCAAAAGAGCTTCCTACCAAAACCATACTATACTAAGGaagacaacaaaatgaaaagaaaagaactggaagTTTCAAATTCTATCCCAAAAAACTGTGCAACCATTCCTCAACCATAAACCAAAATGCAAGGTTCACTATATCTAGTTTAGCGTTAGCCTCTTGCCAAACCATCTGGGAACATCAGGAGATGACATTATTTAATTATAACCTGGAAAGGAAATGCACCATGGCTTCCAGAGGATTTAAAATGTTACTCACTGTTCTGCTTCACCTATGAAATTAATGACTGTAAGCTGAAATGTACTTAAAAATAGGAGTATAATTCTAAAGACACCATTCAATCCGtatctttaaaaaaggaatcatCCTAAAGAATAACAACCAGAAATATAAACTTACACCAACTAGTCTTTACATTAGAAGACATTACACTGCAAAACCCCCAACCATTCTTGATCTTTAGTTTGTGCTGAaaagtattttaacttttttaaagctttatagCTCAAAGAACAGTCCCTAAacaagaagtgagaggtatataAAACTGGCCCCTATAGATGTAGATACAGCTCAACTCAAAAAAGAGAGTACTTTATCGTAACTTCAAAACAGCTCTGGTATAAAAGAATCCACTGACTAATCAATAGGGAATTTTGCTCTTAAGAGACTTGGATGACCATAACTATGTCAGGTCTTAAATCTGTACTGTCAAAGCCAACAGTACTTCTCCCTAGCCACTAAAACACATCTCTTGAAGATTGAGTATTTCAACTGATGTGGTTTGATAAAACGGTGCTTTTCTCtgctaatttaaaattttccttaaacaAAGCTAAGTCTTTTCACACACTCTGAAGTTTAAGAGAAGTTATTTCTTGAAGATAATGCTAAAACTTTAACAGACCCAAACTCATTATGTAGAGAAAAGCAGTCTATAATTAAAGGATTATTCCAACACAAGGCAATGAAAAATTGGTTAAAAAGTAGATGAAATACTCTTG
The genomic region above belongs to Equus caballus isolate H_3958 breed thoroughbred chromosome 2, TB-T2T, whole genome shotgun sequence and contains:
- the YTHDF2 gene encoding YTH domain-containing family protein 2 isoform X1 codes for the protein MSASSLLEQRPKGQGNKVQNGSVHQKDGLNDDDFEPYLSPQARPNNAYTAMSDSYLPSYYSPSIGFPYSLGEAAWSTGGDTAMPYLTSYGQLSNGEPHFLPDAMFGQPGALGSTPFLGQHGFNFFPSGIDFSAWGNNSSQGQSTQSSGYSSNYAYAPSSLGGAMIDGQSAFASETLNKAPGMNTIDQGMAALKLGSTEVASNVPKVVGSAVGSGSITSNIVASNSLPPATIAPPKPASWADIASKPAKQQPKLKTKNGIAGSSLPPPPIKHNMDIGTWDNKGPVAKAPSQALVQNIGQQSTQGSPQPVGQQANNSPPVAQASVGQQTQPLPPPPPQPAQLSVQQQAAQPTRWVAPRNRGSGFGHNGVDGNGVGQSQAGSGSTPSEPHPVLEKLRSINNYNPKDFDWNLKHGRVFIIKSYSEDDIHRSIKYNIWCSTEHGNKRLDAAYRSMNGKGPVYLLFSVNGSGHFCGVAEMKSAVDYNTCAGVWSQDKWKGRFDVRWIFVKDVPNSQLRHIRLENNENKPVTNSRDTQEVPLEKAKQVLKIIASYKHTTSIFDDFSHYEKRQEEEESVKKERQGRGK
- the YTHDF2 gene encoding YTH domain-containing family protein 2 isoform X2, which codes for MSASSLLEQRPKGQGNKVQNGSVHQKDGLNDDDFEPYLSPQARPNNAYTAMSDSYLPSYYSPSIGFPYSLGEAAWSTGGDTAMPYLTSYGQLSNGEPHFLPDAMFGQPGALDSGMALGAH